One stretch of Harmonia axyridis chromosome 1, icHarAxyr1.1, whole genome shotgun sequence DNA includes these proteins:
- the LOC123672387 gene encoding protein PXR1-like: MSELKNQVNSENKKRDIDYVPSELSKLSTRSSESDRRSDIDSASEGETARKEDNKTWRIKFKMITKGENPTYEIVKPSDKRDELNEKTLPRKEAKKGRTKKPRQKRQKEGRQKRQKKKRQKRQKEGRPKKPRQKRQKRR; encoded by the exons ATGTCTGAACTTAAAAATCAAGTtaactcagaaaataaaaaaagggatATAGATTAT GTTCCATCCGAGCTGTCTAAATTAAGCACTAGGAGTTCAGAGAGTGATAGAAGAAGCGATATAGATAGCGCTTCAGAAGGAGAAACTGCTAGGAAGGAAGACAATAAAACATGGCGcatcaaatttaaaatgataACAAAAGGTGAAAACCCCACTTATGAGATCGTGAAGCCAAGCGATAAGAGGGATGAATTGAACGAAAAAACGCTACCTCGCAAAGAGGCAAAAAAAGGAAGAACGAAGAAGCCGAGACAGAAAAGGCAAAAAGAAGGAAGACaaaaaaggcaaaaaaaaaagagacaGAAAAGGCAGAAAGAAGGAAGACCGAAGAAGCCGAGACAGAAGAGGCAAAAAAGAAGATGA
- the LOC123672403 gene encoding translation initiation factor IF-2-like produces MILVVFDSCVPSELSKLSTRSSESDRRSDIDSASEGETARKEDNKTLRIKFKMITKGENPTYEIVKPSDERDELNEKTLPRKEAKKRKNEEAETEKAKRRKTKKASRKETEKAERSKTEEAKKKKSEEAETEDAKKRKGEEAQSERNESKLVPKEVFPDGNNSKDPKHESKSPPSKSSPSRE; encoded by the exons ATGATTTTAGTCGTGTTCGATAGttgt GTTCCATCCGAGCTGTCTAAATTAAGCACTAGGAGTTCAGAGAGTGATAGAAGAAGCGATATAGATAGCGCTTCAGAAGGAGAAACTGCTAGGAAGGAAGACAATAAAACATTGCGcatcaaatttaaaatgataACAAAAGGTGAAAACCCCACTTATGAGATCGTGAAGCCTAGCGATGAGAGGGATGAATTGAACGAAAAAACGCTACCTCGCAAAGAAGCAAAAAAAAGGAAGAACGAAGAAGCCGAGACAGAAAAGGCAAAAAGAAGGAAGACAAAAAAGGCAAGTAGAAAAGAGACAGAAAAGGCAGAAAGAAGCAAGACAGAAGAGGCAAAAAAGAAGAAGAGCGAAGAAGCCGAGACAGAAGACGCAAAAAAGAGGAAGGGCGAAGAAGCCCAGTCAGAAAGAAATGAATCAAAGTTGGTACCAAAGGAGGTATTCCCAGACGGCAATAATTCGAAGGATCCTAAGCACGAGTCAAAGTCGCCGCCATCAAAATCTAGCCCGAGTCGAGAGTAA
- the LOC123672394 gene encoding RNA polymerase-associated protein RTF1 homolog codes for MSEEAETEDAKMRKGEEAQSKRNESKLGPKEVFPDGTNSKDPKHESKSPPSKSSPSQERVIEKLYVPSITELNLIRMSMHHLEKMMVMPCFASLAIGCFVRIGIGQNGNEIYVAAQILDVCETSNVYMVGSTRTNKAFEVRIEKEYKVFRFEFVSDEDINGSEYHQWLKTHIDTKDPFPTKELVKQKQRDIRGGMTYEYNPQEIERAVNQGKG; via the exons ATGAGCGAAGAAGCCGAGACAGAAGACGCAAAAATGAGGAAGGGCGAAGAAGCCCAGTCAAAAAGGAATGAATCAAAGTTGGGACCAAAGGAGGTATTCCCAGACGGCACTAATTCGAAGGATCCTAAGCACGAGTCAAAGTCGCCGCCATCAAAATCTAGCCCGAGTCAAGAGAGAGTAATAGAGAAGCTTTATGTGCCTAGTATAACAGAACTCAACTTGATTCGGATGTCCATGCATCACTTGGAAAAAATGATGGTTATGCCATGTTTTGCAAGTCTAGCAATAGGCTGTTTTGTTAGAATTGGAATTGGCCAAAACGGGAATGAGATTTATGTAGCTGCACAAATATTGGATGTTTGTGAAACATCCAACGTGTACATGGTAGGAAGTACAAGAACGAACAAG gcatTCGAAGTACGAATCGAAAAGGAATATAAGGTCTTCAGATTTGAATTCGTTTCTGATGAAGATATCAATGGTAGCGAATACCACCAATGGCTAAAAACGCATATAGATACCAAAGACCCTTTTCCAACCAAAGAACTGGTAAAACAAAAACAAAGAGATATAAGGGGCGGTATGACATATGAATACAACCCCCAAGAAATTGAAAGAGCTGtaa ATCAAGGAAAGGGATAG
- the LOC123688680 gene encoding uncharacterized protein LOC123688680, with protein MNTTPKKLKELSRKGIDFYRKPHNIRIMRSIFAKEKEAAIKKKDYDRANQLDIRLDELDQMWRNLEEAAIAQKHAANNAEEAFDPFTRRPTRPAPRVVPKPPPQPRTAESNGPFKDHLNIGYNIKMAPQPALPVGAVREAPRPEGRILVPKRTHNLESHEMEG; from the exons ATGAATACAACCCCCAAGAAATTGAAAGAGCT ATCAAGGAAAGGGATAGATTTTTACCGAAAACCACACAATATACGAATAATGAGGAGCATATTTgcaaaagaaaaagaagcagcaataaaaaaaaaagattacgaCAGGGCCAATCAATTGGACATTAGGTTGGATGAGTTGGATCAAATGTGGAGGAATCTTGAAGAAGCCGCTATTGCGCAGAAACACGCGGCGAATAACGCAGAAGAg GCTTTTGATCCTTTCACAAGACGTCCCACAAGACCTGCACCAAGAGTGGTACCTAAACCACCACCACAACCAAGAACGGCAGAAAGCAATGGTCCTTTTAAAGATCATTTGAACATTGGATACAATATCAAAATGGCCCCTCAACCAGCATTACCAG TGGGAGCTGTTAGGGAGGCGCCGAGACCAGAGGGGAGAATTTTAGTACCAAAAAGGACCCACAACCTCGAATCTCACGAGATGGAAGGATAA
- the LOC123672408 gene encoding RNA polymerase-associated protein Rtf1-like, with protein sequence MSRHHLEKMMVMPCFASLAIGCFVRIGIGQNGNEIYVAAQILDVCETSNVYMVGSTRTNKAFKVRIEKEYKVFRFEFVSDEDINGSEYHQWLKTHIDTKDPFPTKELVKQKQRDIRGGMTYEYNPQEIERAIKERERFYQKPHNIRIMRSIFAKEKEAAIKKKDYDRANQLDIRLDELDQMWRNLEEAAIAQKHAANNAEEAFDPFTRRPTRPAPRVVPKPPPQPRTAESNDPFKDHLNIGYNIKMAPQPALPVGAVKEAPRPKGRILVLKRTHNLESHEMEG encoded by the exons ATGTCCAGGCATCACTTGGAAAAAATGATGGTTATGCCATGTTTTGCAAGTCTAGCAATAGGCTGTTTTGTTAGAATTGGAATTGGCCAAAACGGGAATGAGATTTATGTAGCTGCACAAATATTGGATGTTTGTGAAACATCCAACGTGTACATGGTAGGAAGTACAAGAACGAACAAG gcatTCAAAGTACGAATCGAAAAGGAATATAAGGTCTTCAGATTTGAATTCGTTTCTGATGAAGATATCAATGGTAGCGAATACCACCAATGGCTAAAAACGCATATAGATACCAAAGACCCTTTTCCAACCAAAGAACTGGTAAAACAAAAACAAAGAGATATAAGGGGCGGTATGACATATGAATACAACCCCCAAGAAATTGAAAGAGCT ATCAAGGAAAGGGAGAGATTTTACCAAAAACCACACAATATACGAATAATGAGGAGCATATTTgcaaaagaaaaagaagcagcaataaaaaaaaaagattacgaCAGGGCCAATCAATTGGACATTAGGTTGGATGAGTTGGATCAAATGTGGAGGAATCTTGAAGAAGCCGCTATTGCGCAGAAACACGCGGCGAATAACGCAGAAGAg GCTTTTGATCCTTTCACAAGACGTCCCACAAGACCTGCACCAAGAGTGGTACCTAAACCACCACCACAACCAAGAACGGCAGAAAGCAATGATCCTTTTAAAGATCATTTGAACATTGGATACAATATCAAAATGGCCCCTCAACCAGCATTACCAG TGGGAGCTGTTAAGGAGGCACCGAGACCAAAGGGAAGAATTTTAGTACTAAAAAGGACCCACAACCTCGAATCTCACGAGATGGAAGGATAA